GCCGGTCGGTCGCCCGCGGCCCGCCCGAGATCGACGCCGTGACCGCCCGCGACGAGATTGCGGCTGTCGCCCATCGTCGGCAGGAACCAGTGGAACGTGAGGCTCATCGGGGTCCCTCTCTCCGGGTGCTCCAGCATCCAACCCTATCGGCCCGGTAGGTAAAGCTCAGCCGTCTGACAGTGCGGCTTCGATCGCCTCCAGCACCCGCCGCCAGTGCTCACGCTGAGCGGCGCGCTCGTCGACGTCGGCAAGTCGTTCTTGGTGGAAGCGGACGCTCGTGCCGCCGGCCGCGGGCCGGACCACGACCTGGACGGTGCTGTCGTGGGACCAGCCTGGCGGCTGCCAGGTGACGCGGAGCCGGTCGCCTGGGCGGAAGCTGCGGACCTCGCCGGTGGTGCCGTCGTCCGTGTCGTAGCGGGCACCCTTCTCCGGGGTGAGCGTTGCACCCGGGCCGAGCCACAGGCTGAGGCCGGGTGGGGACGTGAGGAAGCTCCAGACCTCCTCCGGCGGGTGCGGCAGCGTGCGTGAGACGCCGATCTGCCAGCCGACGTCCTTGGTGAGGCCGACGGTGTTTTCCATGGGGCGAGTCTGGCGGGTGGGTCCGACAGTTTCCTTCAGAGCGCAAACCTTCCGCTGGGCGCGGAATCTGCGCGGTCGGGTCGGAGGGCCGTGGTTGCCTGACGGCATGCGCTTGATCTTCGTGCACGGGGCCTGTGTTCGTGATGGTGACTGGTGGTGGCACCGGATGGTGGAGCCGCTGGCCGCGGCCGGTGTCCGCAGTCGTGCGGTCGCGTTGCCGAGCTGCCGCGGTGATGTCGGTTCGGCGGTCGGTGACTTTTATGACGACGTGGCGGCGGTGCGGGTCGTGCTCGATGAGGACGACGAGCCGGCGGTGTTGCTGGGGCACTCGTACGGGGGTGCGGTGATCACGGATGCTGGGGCTGGGCACCCGGCGGTGCGGCGGGTCGTCTATTTGGCTTCGGTGATGCCGGATGTGGGGGAGTCGCAGGCGACGGTTGTTGGTGACGGGCCGGCGCCGTGGCTCGATCCTGGCTCGGACGGAACGATCGGCGTGCTGCCGGAGAGTGTTCGGGAGCTGTTCGTGCAGGACTGCGACGGACCGACGCAGGATGCGGCGGTGGAGCGGCTGACTCGGCAGTCGATCGTGGTGTTCGGGCAGCCGGTGCGGGGGGTGGCTTGGCGGGAGGTGCCGAGTACTTATGTGGTTTGTTTGGAGGATTTGGCTACTCCGGCTGGGGTGCAGCGGGAGCGTGGGGGGAGGGCTGGAGAGGTTGTGGAGATTGGGGCTGGGCATCATCCGTTTCTTTCGCGGCCGGGAGAGTTTGCTGAGCTTCTGCTCGGGGTGATGGGGGTCCGCTGATTCTGGTCGTTTGCGGGGTGCCCTGATCGGGTGGTGCGTGGGCCGGCGCATGCGGGGTCGGGGCGTCGGCGATGCACCGTGGAGGGGCCACCCTCGGCCGGGGTTGGAGGGGTGCATCCCCAGCCGGGGAGGGACGATCGGGGGATGCATCGGCCGGACGCCCGGCGTCCGGCGCCGGGCGGCTCGGCGCGGGCTGCGCGCCTCCCGCGGGGCGGGCGCGAGCAGGCCCTCCGGTGGGCGCAACCCGGTGCGGGGTGGCGCTGGTCAGCGCGAGCTCGGCCTCTCAGGGCGGGCGCACACGGGCGGGGCACGCCTGTCGCTGGGGGGCGGCCGACGACGGCGACCTTCCGGCGGGCACCCCTCGGCGGAAACCTGTTTACGGGCCAGTCCTCGGACGGGCCCGGTCTCCGGCGGGTGTGGTCTCCGGCGGGCTCGCGCCTACGGTCCTTTCCGACGCGCGTCCGCTGATGCCGATGGCGCTCTCCGGCCCCGGCCCGGCCCCGGCCCTCCGGCCCCGGCCCCGGCCCTCCGGCCCCGGCACGTCCCTCCGGCCGGCGTCCCTCCGGTCCCGGCCCGGACTGTCCCTCCGGCCTCGCGCCTCCGGAAGGTCGGCCGCAAGCGGGCGGCGCCCGGGACGGCCCCGGGGGCCGCCCTGGCACCCCGGCGGTACCCCCCCAGCGGCTCCGAGGCCCCCGGCGGCACCCCGGGTGGGCGGACCCGGCATCCCCGGCGGCACCACCCCCGGCGGCCCGGCCCCGGCCCCGGCGCTCCCGGCGGCCCCCCGGGCGGCCCCGGACCCCGCGGCGCCCCCCGGGTGGCTCCGGTGGTGGCTAGGGGGAATCGACGGCGGCCCACTCCTCCAAGTTGCTCAGTACCTCTCGGATCGGCTGGTGCGTCGCTTGCGCGAGCCTCCGCAGCAGCTCGTTCTCGATCTTCACGTGCGCGGCCAACTGCTGACTGACCAGATCGGACGTCGGCGTGCTGATCGCATCGCCCATCGCTACGGCGCCGGCCATGAACGCGTCCGCCACCGTGCTCGGGCGTCGGAGGAGGAATTCGCGCTGTAGGTCGTCGGGATCGGGCTCTACGGTCGCGGTGCCGTAGACGGCGGCCCAGGAGGCTACGGCCGCGGGGACCGTGGCCCGGTCAGCGTGCAGAGACTGGAGCAGAGCGACCGCGCCGTGGACCGCGGACGCCACACCCTCCTTGTCGTCGGAACCGGCGGGCAGCCGGTCGGTGGTGAATTCGTCGTCGCCGAGCCCGAACCAGTCGTCGGTGGGCTCGTCGCTGTCGAACATCCGTGCCTCCCCTGACATCGTCGAAGGCACCGTAGCGGCGACCACCGACGATTTCCGGGCGTCGCATATTCCTGTCCGGTTATATTTGTGAGGTGACCACTTCGTTCGCGGTGCTGGCCGAGCCGACCCGGCGTCGGATCCTCGATCTGTTGCTCGAGCGTCCGCGTCCGGTGAACGAGCTGGTCGACGAGCTCGGGCTGAGTCAGCCCGGGACGTCGAAGCATTTGAAGGTCTTGCGGGACGCCGGGCTCGTGCGGGTCCGGCAGGACGCGCAGCGTCGGTGGTACGAGCTGCGGCCGGAGCCGCTGGCCGAGATCGACAGCTGGCTCGCGCCCTACCGTCGCCTCTGGGGCCGGAGCCTGGACGCGCTCGAGGCGCACCTGGACGCGCACCCGGACTGAGCCCGGCGGCCTGGAGGGCCGCCGGGCCCAGGCCTCAGCCGGCCGCGCGTTCGGACGCGCTGCGTTCCACGCAGAACTCGTTGCCCTCCGGGTCGGCCAGCGTCACCCAGCCGGTTCCGTCCGGTTTCCGGTGATCCCCGACGAGGGTGGCGCCGAGCTGCAGCGCGTGCTGCACCTGTTCGTCGCGGGTGCCGGTCTCCGGCTGCAGGTCGAGGTGGACGCGATTCTTGACGGTCTTGCCCTCGGGAACCGGGATGAACAGGAGACCCGGATCGCCGGCGAGGAGGGCCTCGGGGTCGTCGGGGTGGTTCGGGTTCTCGGGATCCTCGGTGTACCCGGTGAGCGCGGACCAGAACTGGGCCAGCGCGTAGGGGTCAGCGCAGTCGAATGTGATGTGCCTTACACGCATGCATTGTCCTTAGCGACAGCGCCTCGCCAGTGCGAGGCGCGGGGTTGATGGACGTCATCGCCGCACCTCCTTTCGCTCGGCCTTCAGTCTCGCAGTCAGCGGAAGTCGTTTTCGGCGAGCGGGATCACCCAGGCGCGTCGCTCGGCGATCTTGCCGTCGCGGATCACGAAGACCTCGGCCATCGACATGCGGACCGGATCACCGTCCTTCTGCGGAGCCCAGCCGCTGAGCTCGGCCATCACCGTGTCACCCTCCTCGACCATGCGCACCACGTCGAGACGGGGCGGGCCGACGAAGTCGGGGCCGTCGATCGCCGCGTCGTAGGCGTCCTTGCCGGTCAGAAAGAAGTGGCCGAAGACGGTCCAGCGGATGTCGTCGGCCAGGCAGGACAGGATCTTGGCGTGGTCGTTGGTGCGGAAGCCGTCGAGGTAGGTGTTGACGAGTTCCTTGTTCGCGCTCATGTCGGCCAGTCGTAGCGGACGCGCGGATCTCGACATGAAAAAAGCACCCTCGTGGAGGGTGCTTCGGGTACCTCGGTGGCCAGGGGCGGGGTCGAACCGCCGACCTTCCGCTTTTCAGGCGGACGCTCGTACCAACTGAGCTACCTGGCCGGGTGCGGCGACGCCGCTCCGCTGCCGCACCTTGGTGCGACAGCGAGAGCGGTCCCGACGGGATTTGAACCCGCGACCTCCGCCTTGACAGGGCGGCGAGCACTCCGAGCTGCTCCACGGGACCTGGTCCGGGTAGACCGGGTCTTGCCGTGCCCCCAACGGGATTCGAACCCGTGCTACCGCCTTGAAAGGGCGGCGTCCTGGGCCACTAGACGATGAGGGCGTGATCCCGAACGGCGTTCATGTTGTCACACATGATCGCCGGGCGGCGCACCCACCCCGTCCGCGTCGGGAGCGGTTCCCAGCATAGGCGACAACGCCACCAGTTACCAAAAGCGGGGGTGGGGCCTTGCGTTTGCCCAGCTCAGAGTCGGGTGAGGCGGTACTTGGAGGTCAGCGAAGGCAGCAGGACCTTCAGCGCAGCCACGCTGCGGGAGCGATCCCCGCCTCCGTCGTGCATGAGGACGATCACTCCGGGGGCCATCCGGGCCCGCACCCGGGACACGATCGTGCTGGACGGGGGCTTCATCCAGTCCTTCGGGTCCACCGACCAGCCGATCGACGCCATCCCGAGCGACCGGGCCGCGGAGACGATGACGCCCGACCAGTTGCCTGCGGGCGCCCGGAAGTACTTCGGGGTGATGCCGCCGCTGGCCTTCTTGATCAGCGCGTTGGTCTGTCGGAGATCCGACAGGATGGCCGCCCGCGACTTCTTCTTCAGGTGCTCGTCGTGGTGGGTCGTGTGGTTGCAGAGCGTGTGCCCGTCCTGGGCGATCTTCCGCACGAGGTCGGGGTGAGCTTTGACGTTGACGCCGATCAGGCAGAACGTCGCCTTGACGTGGTACTTGCGTAAGAGGGCGAGGACCTGGGGGGTCCAGCGCGGGTCCGGGCCGTCGTCGAACGTGAGGGCCACGTTCTTGGAGCCGGTGTAGAAGTAGGGCGTTGACGCGGGCTTGAGTAATGGCTTTTGAGCTTTCGGGGCCGCCTGGGTGTGGGTCAGCACGGTTCCGCCTTCGCCGGCGGCGGGCCGGCCGGCCGCAGCGATCCAGGTGCCGCTCGCGGGCTGCTGGCCGGCCAGCGTGCCCACGAGTGCCACGGCCAGCGCCACCACGGCGCCGAGGCTGAGTAAAGCTCGCGTCATCGTCCCTGCCTGTCACTAATGCCTGCGATGCGTTGGAACGTAACGTCCGTTTGCAAGGCTTCCAGGTGGGTAGGAATAGCCGGTTATCGGTGTCCACCCTGGTCAGCACTGTGGGGCACGGAAAGTGCGGTGCGCGGCAAGTGTCGGGAAGTTGGCACGTTCGGACGGTTGGGGCGGTCGACCGTTCAGAATCCGCGGGCCGGTCGAACCGGGTACCGTAGCGTCCGATCCCGGGCCGGGGGATGTCTGTCGTCGTTCGTCGTCCGGTCTGAGAGACTGGAGGGACCGGGCCGTTAGCTCAACTGGCAGAGCAGCGGACTTTTAATCCGCGGGTTCTGGGTTCGATCCCCAGGCGGCCCACCCGTAGGTCCATGTGCAAACGGCACAACGTCGAACAAGACCGGCGGTGCACCTGATTCGACGTGTCAGTCTCGGCCGGTCGGGGTGTTGCCTACCAACAGGGCGATCGCGGCCGCGCATGCGTGTTCCCCTGCGCGTGCAGCCTCCTGGTGGGCGGCGACGACGGTCGCTCCTTCGACGAGCATGAGCCATTGCCGTCCGAGGACGGCCGGGTTCACGGCGCCGGCGCGCTCGGCGATGTTGGTCAGCAGCGCGAGGTAGCGCTCCAGGTGGCGCGCGGTGATGGCGCCCACTGCTTCGTCGTGGTGCTGAGCCGCCGCGTTGACCATGGCGCAGCCGCGAAAGGCCGGGTCGTCGTACCAGCTCTGGAGAGCGTGGAACGCGGCGGTGAGTTGGTCGGCGGGGTTCGGACCGGCGGCCGCGACGGCCTCGGTCAGCCAGCGGAACACCCGATCGCTACGCGCCTCCAGGGCGGCGTGGACCAGACCGTCCTTGGTGCCGAAGTGTCGGTAGAGCGTCTCCTTGGACACCCTGAGACGAGCACATAGTTCAGCGATGCCGATGCCGTCGAGGCCACGCTCGTACAGAAGCGGTATGGCCGCGTCCACGATCGCGGCTCGGGTTCGCGAGGGGTCGATCGTCGAGCCTTTGGGAACCGGCATGACCAAGATAGTACCGGTCGGTTCGATCAGCTGCTACGTTTTGATCGTACCGACCGGTTCGATCTCTGGAGACGTCATGCCCAGCCCTGCCACGCTTCCGGAAGCCCGGACCGTCTTGCCCGCCCGCTCGTACGGCGGATGGTGAGCCTCGCCGACGCAGGAACGATGCCGCGCGCCAACTGGCAGGCGGCGCGGTTGGCTCTCGGCACCGCCTCGGCACTGGGGCTGGCCCGCTTCGCGTACGGGCTGCTTCTCCCGGCCATGCGGCACGATCTGCATTGGACCTTGGCCGAAGCCGGGGGGATGGGTACCGCCAACGGGCTGGGCTACCTCGTCGGCGCGCTCGCCACCGCCGTGATCGTCCGTCGCTGGGGTGCCCGCACTTCCTTCCACGCCGGGATGGCGCTCACCGCAGCGTCGCTGGCCGCCACGACGTTGAGCGACACCTACCCGGCGCTGCTGACCGCGCGGGGGCTCTCCGGAATCACTGGGGCGGTGGTCTTCATCACCGGTGGAGTGATCGCGTCGCGACTCGCCACCCGGGCCGGTACCGGCCTTCCGATCACGGTCTACTTCGCCGGCACCGGCCTGGGTATCGCCG
This is a stretch of genomic DNA from Cryptosporangium phraense. It encodes these proteins:
- a CDS encoding SRPBCC family protein, encoding MENTVGLTKDVGWQIGVSRTLPHPPEEVWSFLTSPPGLSLWLGPGATLTPEKGARYDTDDGTTGEVRSFRPGDRLRVTWQPPGWSHDSTVQVVVRPAAGGTSVRFHQERLADVDERAAQREHWRRVLEAIEAALSDG
- a CDS encoding alpha/beta hydrolase, translated to MRLIFVHGACVRDGDWWWHRMVEPLAAAGVRSRAVALPSCRGDVGSAVGDFYDDVAAVRVVLDEDDEPAVLLGHSYGGAVITDAGAGHPAVRRVVYLASVMPDVGESQATVVGDGPAPWLDPGSDGTIGVLPESVRELFVQDCDGPTQDAAVERLTRQSIVVFGQPVRGVAWREVPSTYVVCLEDLATPAGVQRERGGRAGEVVEIGAGHHPFLSRPGEFAELLLGVMGVR
- a CDS encoding ArsR/SmtB family transcription factor, coding for MTTSFAVLAEPTRRRILDLLLERPRPVNELVDELGLSQPGTSKHLKVLRDAGLVRVRQDAQRRWYELRPEPLAEIDSWLAPYRRLWGRSLDALEAHLDAHPD
- a CDS encoding VOC family protein, with protein sequence MRVRHITFDCADPYALAQFWSALTGYTEDPENPNHPDDPEALLAGDPGLLFIPVPEGKTVKNRVHLDLQPETGTRDEQVQHALQLGATLVGDHRKPDGTGWVTLADPEGNEFCVERSASERAAG
- a CDS encoding nuclear transport factor 2 family protein, producing MSRSARPLRLADMSANKELVNTYLDGFRTNDHAKILSCLADDIRWTVFGHFFLTGKDAYDAAIDGPDFVGPPRLDVVRMVEEGDTVMAELSGWAPQKDGDPVRMSMAEVFVIRDGKIAERRAWVIPLAENDFR
- a CDS encoding polysaccharide deacetylase family protein translates to MTRALLSLGAVVALAVALVGTLAGQQPASGTWIAAAGRPAAGEGGTVLTHTQAAPKAQKPLLKPASTPYFYTGSKNVALTFDDGPDPRWTPQVLALLRKYHVKATFCLIGVNVKAHPDLVRKIAQDGHTLCNHTTHHDEHLKKKSRAAILSDLRQTNALIKKASGGITPKYFRAPAGNWSGVIVSAARSLGMASIGWSVDPKDWMKPPSSTIVSRVRARMAPGVIVLMHDGGGDRSRSVAALKVLLPSLTSKYRLTRL
- a CDS encoding TetR/AcrR family transcriptional regulator, with the protein product MPVPKGSTIDPSRTRAAIVDAAIPLLYERGLDGIGIAELCARLRVSKETLYRHFGTKDGLVHAALEARSDRVFRWLTEAVAAAGPNPADQLTAAFHALQSWYDDPAFRGCAMVNAAAQHHDEAVGAITARHLERYLALLTNIAERAGAVNPAVLGRQWLMLVEGATVVAAHQEAARAGEHACAAAIALLVGNTPTGRD